The following coding sequences are from one Leptospira levettii window:
- a CDS encoding DsbA family protein, whose amino-acid sequence MENNFKSWMASPISKIFIGTNLVFAVLFLVSVPSFVKEYITQDAVSIGGKKYDLSDVKDSSPIAYSKFQSEYKALLKNTFGEFAQDKLFELVAKDKNIKPSEVLNEGLVLREPSEEEILNVYMSNKAQLGGKSLAETKEKIVGFLKNQQEQEHSRNKYREIITKYPVDFLIKEPESIRVTVDEKNNPSMGPKDAKITVIEFSDFECPFCKRSQDVNRQLREKYKGQIRWVFRDFPLPFHQDAMYAHMAANCSIEEGKYWDVFNVLFDNSGNLSKSNVDSLVLKTGLSKDKYQACMKDQSKLKSEIDVDIQDGQKVGVSGTPAFFINGIFVSGALPFENFDEIIQKELKQ is encoded by the coding sequence ATGGAAAATAATTTTAAATCGTGGATGGCTTCGCCCATCTCTAAAATCTTCATAGGGACCAATTTGGTCTTTGCCGTGCTTTTTTTAGTCAGTGTTCCTTCATTTGTGAAAGAATACATCACCCAAGATGCAGTGAGTATCGGTGGAAAAAAATACGACTTGAGTGACGTGAAAGACTCCTCACCGATTGCTTATTCCAAATTCCAATCTGAATACAAAGCCCTTCTCAAAAATACATTTGGTGAATTTGCTCAAGACAAATTATTTGAACTAGTTGCAAAAGATAAAAACATCAAACCTTCTGAAGTTTTAAACGAAGGATTGGTTTTAAGAGAACCTTCGGAAGAAGAAATCTTAAACGTATATATGTCTAACAAAGCGCAGTTAGGTGGAAAATCTCTCGCTGAAACAAAAGAGAAAATTGTTGGATTTTTAAAAAACCAACAAGAACAAGAACACAGCAGAAACAAATACCGTGAGATTATCACAAAATACCCAGTTGATTTTTTAATCAAAGAACCTGAATCGATCCGAGTGACTGTGGATGAAAAAAATAATCCAAGTATGGGACCAAAAGATGCAAAGATTACAGTGATTGAATTTTCAGATTTTGAATGTCCATTCTGCAAACGAAGCCAAGATGTGAACCGCCAACTCCGAGAAAAATACAAAGGGCAGATCCGATGGGTATTCCGTGATTTCCCTCTCCCATTCCACCAAGATGCAATGTACGCTCACATGGCAGCAAACTGTTCTATCGAGGAAGGAAAGTATTGGGATGTATTTAATGTTTTATTTGATAACAGTGGTAATTTGAGTAAATCAAATGTAGATTCATTGGTTTTAAAAACAGGATTGTCCAAAGACAAATACCAAGCTTGTATGAAAGACCAATCAAAGTTAAAAAGTGAAATCGATGTCGATATCCAAGATGGACAAAAAGTAGGAGTCAGTGGAACACCTGCATTTTTTATCAATGGTATCTTTGTATCGGGTGCTTTACCTTTTGAAAACTTCGATGAGATCATCCAAAAAGAACTGAAACAATAA
- the thrB gene encoding homoserine kinase: MVRLPKIHIKVPGTSANLGPGFDLMGLALDIHNEFEFQFSKEITETKTELKNGKTLPFSKKEDLVLSSYLSYFSKFTKNISPPPYHCKMTLALPLKGGLGSSASAIVAGLCLAKEVHKRLSPESLPREQEFTQYLAEFEGHPDNTLPAYLGGFVFAYSTFGETLRYFRKKFPSSVSIFVLTPEYSVSTEESRKTLPKSYVTSDVIFNLSRIGAWMHFLDKRKFGDLLVGLEDKMHTPYRIPNSSPLFPLADTLKQEGIGYCLSGSGPSLLIFLERKALKSKLHELESKVSKIMKESGITYQFRRVKPDGVGVRIKMK, translated from the coding sequence ATGGTTCGCCTTCCAAAGATTCACATCAAAGTGCCAGGAACTTCTGCCAATTTAGGTCCTGGGTTTGACCTCATGGGCCTTGCCCTTGACATTCATAACGAATTCGAATTCCAATTTTCAAAAGAAATTACAGAAACCAAAACAGAATTAAAAAATGGAAAAACCTTACCGTTCTCCAAAAAAGAAGATTTGGTTTTGTCTTCTTATTTGTCTTATTTTTCGAAATTCACAAAGAATATCTCACCACCACCTTATCATTGTAAAATGACATTGGCTTTGCCATTAAAGGGTGGGCTTGGTTCAAGTGCATCAGCGATTGTGGCTGGACTCTGTTTGGCAAAAGAAGTCCACAAAAGGTTAAGTCCCGAGTCTTTGCCAAGAGAACAAGAGTTTACTCAATACTTAGCTGAATTTGAAGGACATCCTGACAATACACTTCCTGCTTACCTTGGTGGATTCGTTTTTGCATACTCTACGTTTGGTGAGACATTGCGTTATTTTCGAAAAAAGTTCCCATCATCAGTTTCCATATTTGTCCTAACACCTGAGTATTCTGTTTCTACAGAAGAATCAAGAAAAACTCTTCCCAAATCATATGTGACTTCAGATGTCATATTTAACCTTTCACGAATTGGTGCATGGATGCATTTTTTGGATAAACGTAAGTTTGGTGACCTACTTGTTGGATTGGAAGACAAGATGCATACTCCCTATCGAATTCCAAACTCATCGCCTCTTTTTCCTTTAGCTGATACTTTAAAACAAGAAGGGATTGGTTATTGTTTGTCCGGTTCTGGTCCGAGTTTACTTATTTTCTTAGAACGAAAGGCATTAAAATCAAAGTTACACGAATTGGAATCAAAAGTATCAAAGATCATGAAGGAATCAGGCATCACATATCAATTCCGTAGGGTAAAACCTGATGGGGTAGGTGTACGAATCAAAATGAAATAA
- a CDS encoding phytoene desaturase family protein codes for MEKEWDVIVLGSGLGGLTAALSFANKGKRVLVLEKSISPGGSASSFWKNGFLFESGATTLVGFEPGLPMDRLTKELGIQFPILPIERSMVVHFRGKTIERYKDRTLWMNEAKRVFGGGFRMVLFWKLCFFLSDQLWSLSARYKWFPFQNLREVLLSLKKFHPFDLIVLLFSLVSVRFVQRLFWLHRNEEWNQFLDEQLLITNQSVSKNAPFSIAAAGLTYPNLQNYIVNGGMLELSQTLIKRLRELGGEFLPKQEVIHLTKKVWEDHPGINNNEKLGAHTFFPSNPKTIWEVKTKNRERSVFSAPILVSNLPIWNLVTISESLPKLEKKSKQMEKGIWGAFTMGIAIQVGSLKHSLQKECLHHQIHMDVSLPHGGGRSVFVSLSHPDDTLRSKDGIRILSVSTHLENPENWKRDKNYQIRKKEIESQILSTLEKNFDWFKLQNILFYHSATPVTWQTWTGRKWGRVGGIPSFYFLNPFRMVSNRSEDPTVLLTGDTVYPGQGIPAVVLGGLNAVEQFESRKFG; via the coding sequence ATGGAAAAAGAATGGGATGTGATTGTCCTTGGCTCTGGGCTTGGTGGGCTCACTGCTGCCTTATCGTTTGCAAACAAAGGCAAACGAGTTCTTGTGCTCGAAAAAAGTATCTCTCCAGGTGGTTCTGCTTCAAGTTTTTGGAAAAATGGATTTTTATTTGAATCTGGAGCCACAACTCTTGTTGGTTTTGAACCAGGTCTTCCGATGGATCGACTCACAAAGGAACTTGGAATCCAATTCCCAATCCTACCCATAGAAAGGTCAATGGTAGTTCACTTTCGTGGAAAAACCATTGAAAGGTATAAAGATAGGACTCTATGGATGAATGAAGCCAAACGAGTATTTGGTGGTGGATTTCGAATGGTTTTGTTTTGGAAATTGTGTTTTTTCCTGTCTGATCAACTTTGGAGTTTGTCAGCAAGATACAAATGGTTTCCCTTTCAAAATCTACGCGAGGTTTTACTCAGTTTAAAAAAGTTTCACCCATTTGATCTGATTGTTTTACTGTTTTCACTGGTATCCGTACGATTTGTACAACGTCTATTTTGGTTACACAGAAATGAAGAGTGGAACCAATTTTTGGATGAACAACTTCTCATCACAAACCAATCCGTTTCAAAAAATGCACCTTTTTCCATTGCAGCTGCTGGACTCACGTATCCGAATTTACAAAATTATATCGTGAATGGCGGGATGTTGGAATTATCCCAAACACTCATCAAACGACTTCGTGAATTAGGAGGAGAATTCCTTCCCAAACAAGAAGTGATCCATTTAACAAAAAAAGTTTGGGAGGATCATCCAGGAATCAACAACAACGAGAAGTTAGGTGCTCACACCTTCTTTCCATCTAACCCTAAAACAATTTGGGAAGTGAAAACAAAAAATAGAGAACGTTCTGTTTTTTCTGCACCCATCCTAGTATCAAACCTTCCGATTTGGAACCTGGTCACAATCTCGGAAAGTTTACCAAAATTGGAAAAGAAATCCAAACAAATGGAAAAAGGGATATGGGGTGCCTTTACTATGGGAATCGCCATCCAAGTTGGTTCACTAAAACATTCTCTGCAAAAGGAATGCCTACACCACCAAATCCATATGGACGTATCTCTCCCTCACGGTGGAGGGCGATCGGTGTTTGTATCCCTTTCACACCCAGATGATACACTACGATCCAAAGATGGGATTCGGATTTTATCGGTTTCGACTCATTTAGAAAATCCTGAGAATTGGAAACGTGACAAAAATTACCAGATTCGGAAAAAAGAAATCGAATCCCAGATTCTATCTACTTTGGAAAAAAACTTTGATTGGTTCAAACTGCAGAATATCTTGTTTTACCATTCTGCAACACCTGTTACATGGCAAACTTGGACGGGGCGCAAATGGGGACGTGTCGGAGGAATCCCTTCCTTTTATTTTTTGAATCCTTTTCGAATGGTATCCAATCGATCAGAAGATCCAACAGTTTTACTGACGGGTGACACAGTGTATCCGGGCCAAGGGATTCCTGCTGTGGTGCTTGGTGGACTCAATGCCGTGGAACAATTTGAATCCCGAAAGTTCGGTTGA
- a CDS encoding acyl-CoA dehydrogenase family protein: MSILTTKKSSYDLFNPTEDHLALRQSVASFAERELDEQAKENDETESFNEMLFKRLGSELGIFGITVPEEEGGHGLDPLASVIIHEEMSRFDPGFTLSYLAHEVLFVNNFFYSSNASQRSRYLSKVITGEWIGGMGMTEPGAGTDVLGMATHAVKKGDRYIINGVKQYITNGSVGQVFVLYTKLDKNAKKMTSFVIESSYKGFSVGKKEEKMGMRSSPTTQLVFEDMEVPEENLLGDENGAITHMMRNLEIERVTLAAQSLGIARRCVDIMCDYTVRHREAFGKKLMEFGQIQRLVAESYADYQAARALVYQVASELGPDVRNSLGAASAKLVATQMAERVSRNAIQVLGGYGYCREYPVERLHRDAILLSIGGGTNEAMQKNIASDLKKLWSE, translated from the coding sequence ATGAGCATTCTTACGACCAAAAAATCTTCTTATGATTTATTCAATCCAACAGAAGACCATTTAGCCCTACGACAATCCGTTGCATCTTTTGCAGAACGAGAACTAGACGAACAAGCGAAAGAGAATGATGAAACGGAATCGTTTAATGAGATGTTATTCAAACGACTTGGTTCCGAACTCGGAATTTTTGGAATCACAGTACCGGAAGAAGAGGGTGGTCATGGACTTGATCCTCTTGCCTCTGTTATCATCCACGAAGAGATGAGTCGTTTTGATCCAGGTTTTACTCTTTCTTATTTGGCTCATGAAGTTCTTTTTGTGAACAATTTCTTTTATAGCTCTAATGCTTCGCAACGTAGCCGTTACCTCAGTAAAGTCATCACTGGAGAATGGATCGGAGGAATGGGTATGACCGAACCAGGTGCGGGAACAGATGTTCTCGGCATGGCAACTCATGCTGTCAAAAAGGGAGATCGTTACATCATCAACGGTGTCAAACAATACATCACAAACGGTTCCGTGGGCCAGGTTTTTGTTCTTTATACAAAGTTAGATAAAAATGCAAAAAAAATGACTTCATTTGTGATCGAGTCGTCTTACAAAGGTTTCTCGGTCGGAAAAAAAGAAGAAAAAATGGGAATGCGTTCTTCTCCCACAACCCAACTTGTTTTTGAAGATATGGAAGTCCCAGAAGAAAATTTGCTTGGGGATGAAAACGGTGCCATCACTCATATGATGCGTAATTTGGAAATCGAAAGGGTAACACTTGCGGCACAATCGCTTGGGATTGCTCGTCGTTGTGTGGACATCATGTGTGATTATACGGTCCGACATAGAGAAGCTTTTGGAAAAAAACTCATGGAGTTTGGACAAATCCAAAGGTTGGTTGCAGAGTCTTATGCAGATTACCAAGCAGCGAGAGCCCTTGTTTACCAAGTCGCAAGTGAGCTTGGACCAGATGTTCGTAATTCTCTTGGCGCTGCGTCTGCAAAACTCGTTGCCACACAAATGGCAGAACGTGTTTCAAGAAACGCCATACAGGTATTAGGTGGTTATGGATATTGCCGAGAATACCCTGTTGAGAGGCTCCACAGGGATGCAATCCTTCTTAGTATAGGTGGTGGAACGAACGAAGCTATGCAAAAGAACATTGCAAGTGATCTCAAAAAACTTTGGTCGGAGTGA